The following coding sequences lie in one Pectobacterium sp. A5351 genomic window:
- a CDS encoding DEAD/DEAH family ATP-dependent RNA helicase: MTDLVTSFADLGLNTSILNALTDLGYEKPSPIQAECIPHLLNGRDVLGMAQTGSGKTAAFSLPLLNNLKPELKAPQILVLAPTRELAVQVAEACNDFSKHMHGVNVVALYGGQRYDVQLRALRQGAQIVVGTPGRLLDHLKRGTLDLSNLSGLVLDEADEMLRMGFIEDVENIMAQIPAEHQTALFSATMPEAIRRITRRFMKDPQEVRIQSSITTRPDISQSYWTVQGMRKNEALVRFLEAEDFDAAIIFVRTKNATLEVAEALERSGYNSAALNGDMNQALREQTLERLKDGRLDILIATDVAARGLDVERISLVVNYDIPMDAESYVHRIGRTGRAGRAGRALLFVENRERRLLRNVERTMKLTIPEVELPNAELLGQRRLAKFAAKVQQQLESSDLDMYRALLTKLQPQEELDIETLAAALLKMAQGERPLILPPDPVFRPRREFRDRDDSRSDSRGDRRRDPRDSRDSRDGDRPQRRERRDAGEMELYRIEVGRDDGVEVRHIVGAIANEGDISSRYIGNIKLFASHSTIELPKGMPGDLLSHFTRTRILNKPMNMQLLGDAQPHERRGGGRPGGERRDGAAPRRSFGGGERREGNGGERRERSFNRDNRDGASRAPRRRPADA, translated from the coding sequence ATGACTGATTTAGTAACTTCTTTTGCCGATTTGGGGTTGAACACCTCTATCCTTAATGCCCTGACTGATTTGGGCTATGAAAAACCGTCTCCGATTCAGGCGGAATGTATTCCTCACCTGCTGAATGGTCGCGATGTGCTGGGTATGGCACAGACCGGTAGCGGTAAAACTGCAGCGTTCTCTCTGCCATTACTGAACAACCTGAAACCTGAGCTTAAAGCACCACAGATTCTGGTGCTGGCACCGACCCGTGAGCTGGCGGTGCAGGTAGCAGAGGCCTGCAATGATTTCTCCAAACACATGCACGGCGTGAACGTTGTCGCACTGTACGGCGGCCAACGCTATGACGTGCAACTGCGCGCGCTGCGTCAGGGTGCGCAGATTGTCGTGGGTACGCCGGGTCGTCTGCTGGATCACCTGAAACGCGGTACGCTGGATCTGTCCAACCTGAGTGGTCTGGTGCTGGACGAAGCCGATGAAATGCTGCGTATGGGCTTCATCGAAGATGTTGAAAACATCATGGCGCAGATCCCTGCTGAACATCAGACTGCGCTGTTCTCTGCGACCATGCCAGAAGCGATCCGCCGCATTACGCGCCGCTTCATGAAAGATCCGCAGGAAGTTCGCATTCAATCCAGCATTACCACGCGTCCAGACATCAGCCAGAGCTACTGGACTGTGCAGGGTATGCGTAAAAATGAAGCGCTGGTACGCTTCCTGGAAGCGGAAGATTTTGATGCGGCGATTATTTTCGTTCGTACCAAGAATGCGACGCTGGAAGTGGCTGAAGCTCTGGAGCGTAGCGGTTACAACAGTGCCGCGCTGAATGGTGACATGAACCAGGCGCTGCGTGAGCAAACGCTGGAGCGCCTGAAAGATGGCCGTCTTGATATTCTGATCGCGACCGACGTTGCGGCGCGTGGTCTGGACGTTGAGCGTATCAGCCTGGTTGTTAACTACGATATCCCGATGGATGCCGAGTCTTACGTTCACCGTATTGGTCGTACTGGCCGTGCGGGTCGTGCGGGTCGCGCTCTGCTGTTTGTTGAAAACCGTGAACGTCGCCTGCTGCGCAACGTTGAGCGCACAATGAAGCTGACTATTCCTGAAGTGGAATTGCCGAATGCTGAATTGCTGGGTCAACGTCGTCTGGCCAAGTTTGCCGCTAAAGTACAGCAGCAGCTTGAAAGTAGCGATCTGGATATGTACCGCGCGCTGCTGACTAAGCTGCAACCGCAGGAAGAACTGGATATCGAAACGCTGGCTGCTGCGCTGCTGAAAATGGCGCAGGGCGAACGTCCTCTGATTCTACCACCGGATCCTGTGTTCCGTCCTCGTCGCGAATTCCGCGATCGTGATGATTCCCGTAGTGATTCACGTGGCGATCGTCGCCGCGATCCGCGCGATTCTCGTGACAGCCGTGACGGTGATCGTCCGCAACGTCGTGAGCGTCGTGATGCAGGTGAGATGGAGCTGTATCGCATCGAAGTGGGCCGTGATGACGGTGTTGAAGTTCGTCACATCGTTGGTGCCATTGCTAACGAAGGTGATATCAGCAGCCGCTATATCGGTAACATCAAGCTGTTCGCGTCTCACTCGACGATTGAACTGCCGAAAGGTATGCCGGGTGACCTGTTATCACACTTTACCCGCACGCGTATTCTGAACAAACCGATGAACATGCAATTGCTGGGTGATGCTCAGCCGCATGAACGTCGTGGCGGTGGCCGTCCTGGTGGCGAACGCCGTGATGGCGCCGCTCCACGCCGCTCTTTCGGCGGTGGTGAACGTCGTGAAGGTAACGGTGGTGAGCGTCGCGAGCGTTCTTTCAACCGTGATAACCGTGATGGTGCTTCACGCGCTCCACGTCGTCGTCCTGCTGACGCGTAA
- a CDS encoding luciferase-like monooxygenase has product MSTPSQAAVFSVLDLAPIPQGATARDAFHRSLDLAQHTEKWGYHRYWLAEHHSMTGIASAATSVLLGYLASGTARIRLGSGGVMLPNHSPLVIAEQFGTLESLYPGRIDLGLGRAPGTDQRTMMALRRHLNADIEDFPRDVQELQRYFADAQPGQPVQAVPGQGLHVPIWLLGSSLYSAQLAARLGLPFAFAAHFAPDMLLEAFRLYREHFIPSATHAKPYAMVCVNVVAAESDRDARFLFTSMQQQFINLRRGTPGPLPAPVENIDTVGSPAEQFGADQALRLSIVGDRTKVRHGLQSLLRETRADEVMINGQIFDHQARLQSFEIAMDVRQTL; this is encoded by the coding sequence ATGTCCACACCTTCCCAAGCTGCCGTGTTTTCCGTCCTCGATCTTGCGCCTATTCCGCAAGGTGCGACAGCACGTGACGCCTTCCATCGCTCGCTGGATCTGGCGCAACATACAGAAAAATGGGGCTATCACCGCTATTGGCTGGCGGAACACCACAGCATGACCGGTATCGCCAGTGCAGCAACATCCGTGCTGCTCGGCTACCTTGCCTCGGGAACGGCGCGCATCCGTCTCGGTTCTGGCGGCGTGATGCTGCCAAACCACTCGCCGCTCGTCATTGCAGAGCAATTTGGTACGCTGGAGTCGCTGTATCCCGGCCGTATCGATTTGGGATTAGGCCGTGCTCCCGGCACCGACCAGCGCACCATGATGGCGCTGCGCCGTCACCTGAATGCCGATATTGAAGATTTCCCACGCGATGTGCAGGAATTGCAACGCTACTTCGCCGATGCACAGCCGGGCCAGCCAGTACAAGCCGTTCCGGGACAAGGTTTACACGTACCGATCTGGCTATTGGGTTCCAGCCTGTACAGCGCGCAGTTGGCCGCAAGACTGGGATTACCTTTTGCCTTCGCCGCCCATTTCGCGCCCGATATGTTGCTGGAAGCGTTCCGGCTCTATCGCGAGCACTTTATTCCTTCAGCCACCCACGCCAAACCTTACGCGATGGTATGCGTCAATGTAGTTGCGGCAGAGAGCGATCGGGATGCGCGTTTCCTCTTTACCTCGATGCAGCAGCAGTTCATCAACCTGCGCCGTGGTACACCGGGCCCGCTCCCCGCTCCGGTAGAAAACATCGACACGGTCGGATCGCCTGCCGAGCAGTTTGGCGCGGATCAAGCATTACGGTTGTCCATTGTTGGCGATCGCACCAAGGTGCGTCATGGATTGCAGAGTCTTCTGCGAGAAACACGGGCGGATGAAGTGATGATCAATGGCCAAATATTTGACCATCAGGCACGCCTGCAATCTTTTGAAATTGCGATGGATGTCCGGCAAACGCTGTAA
- a CDS encoding U32 family peptidase, with protein MKYALGNILYYWPKEDVEAFYQAAISSSADIVYLGETVCSKRRLMKVADWFNVAREVASSGKQVVISTLALLQAPSELTELKRYVENGEFLLEANDLGAVNIAAERNLPFVAGHALNCYNAYTLRVLHKQGMVRWCMPVELSRDWLQNLLNQCDELGFRHQFEVEVLSYGHLPLAYSARCFTARSEDRPKDECETCCLSYPQGRKMLSQENQQVFVLNGIQTQSGYCYNLGNELTSMRDLVDIVRLSPNDISTLAMLDKFRANEQGTAPLALENQADCNGYWRRVAGLELVP; from the coding sequence ATGAAATACGCATTAGGGAATATTCTCTACTATTGGCCGAAAGAGGACGTCGAGGCATTTTATCAGGCTGCGATAAGCAGCAGCGCCGATATCGTCTATCTCGGCGAAACCGTGTGCAGCAAGCGCCGACTGATGAAAGTGGCAGACTGGTTCAACGTGGCCCGTGAAGTCGCCAGCAGCGGCAAACAGGTGGTGATCTCGACACTCGCGCTCTTACAAGCTCCGTCTGAACTTACGGAACTGAAGCGCTATGTGGAAAACGGCGAGTTCTTGCTGGAAGCGAACGATCTGGGTGCAGTTAACATCGCAGCCGAGCGCAACCTGCCGTTTGTCGCCGGACACGCGCTCAACTGCTACAACGCATACACCCTACGTGTGCTGCATAAACAAGGTATGGTGCGCTGGTGCATGCCAGTCGAGCTTTCCCGTGACTGGCTGCAAAACCTGCTGAATCAGTGTGACGAGCTTGGCTTTCGCCATCAGTTTGAAGTGGAAGTGCTCAGCTACGGCCATTTGCCGTTAGCCTATTCCGCCCGCTGCTTCACCGCGCGTTCAGAAGATCGGCCAAAAGACGAATGTGAAACCTGCTGCCTTAGTTACCCGCAAGGCAGAAAAATGCTGTCGCAGGAGAACCAACAGGTCTTTGTCCTGAATGGTATCCAGACGCAAAGCGGCTATTGCTACAATCTCGGCAACGAGCTGACGTCGATGCGGGATCTGGTCGATATTGTCCGGCTGTCGCCGAACGATATCAGCACGCTGGCGATGCTGGATAAATTCCGCGCCAACGAACAAGGCACTGCACCGTTAGCGCTGGAAAATCAGGCCGATTGTAACGGCTACTGGCGCCGCGTCGCTGGCCTTGAGCTTGTCCCGTAA